The following are encoded together in the Triticum dicoccoides isolate Atlit2015 ecotype Zavitan chromosome 6B, WEW_v2.0, whole genome shotgun sequence genome:
- the LOC119324700 gene encoding reticulon-like protein B23 isoform X1 — translation MGAGGSWRWAVGAVCGGLVYYHCAVRRASAVSLAADVLLVLLCSLSILGLLFRHLHISSATLHRTQKENDGQRTPLHLLQLILCWLKGKPFQLPPPFRVPVDPLEWQISQEMANSIVASLANTIGAAESVLRVAATGHDKKLLFKVVFTLYFLAALGRVVSGAAIAYAALCIFSLYMFAQSTDQFDQLPWVPLGRDSLGGAQDTT, via the exons ATGGGGGCGGGAGGATCCTGGCGCTGGGCCGTGGGCGCGGTCTGCGGCGGGCTGGTTTACTACCACTGCGCGGTGCGGCGGGCGAGCGCGGTGTCCCTCGCCGCCGAcgtgctcctcgtcctcctctgctccctctccatcCTCGGCCTCCTCTTCCGCCACCTACACATCTC GTCTGCAACTTTACATCGGACACAGAAGGAAAATGATGGCCAGCGTACACCCCTGCACTTGCTGCAATTAATCTTGTGTTGGCTGAAAGGCAAGCCTTTTCAGCTTCCTCCACCATTCAG GGTGCCTGTGGATCCACTTGAGTGGCAGATTTCTCAAGAGATGGCAAATAGTATAGTTGCGTCCTTGGCTAACACAATTGGAGCTGCGGAGTCTGTATTGAGGGTGGCTGCAACTGGACATGACAAGAAACTCTTGTTCAAG GTGGTTTTTACTCTGTATTTCCTAGCAGCTTTGGGAAGGGTTGTCTCAGGCGCTGCGATTGCTTATGCTG CTCTATGCATCTTCTCCCTCTACATGTTTGCGCAAAGCACCGACCAGTTTGATCAGCTC